The Verrucomicrobiia bacterium genome contains a region encoding:
- a CDS encoding DUF1559 domain-containing protein: MSPSSSHPSLPRRASPAFTLIELLVVIAIIAILASMLLPALGRAKAKAKSVKCIGNLRQMGIALFTFSDDHGHYPVGIDPRDASWIWPSQLREHIGSGRGVDLFKCPSAPEEAQWKVTFGSGLPASDGYLADEIRLVPGGTRFMSYGYNVWGAYAGLVPNQGLGVYKGDPVYGETKPSAVRNPTDMIALGDSNWDLKRRGDRDWSGFIGMYEERQWPLDHHNQRANILFCDGHVTSERRLDLAAQLHRDRGARERVARRWNRDNTPHLP; the protein is encoded by the coding sequence ATGAGCCCCTCTTCATCCCACCCCAGCCTGCCGCGCCGCGCCTCCCCGGCCTTCACGCTCATCGAACTCCTCGTCGTCATCGCGATCATCGCCATCCTCGCCAGCATGCTCCTCCCCGCCCTCGGCCGCGCCAAGGCCAAGGCCAAATCCGTCAAGTGCATCGGCAACCTCCGCCAGATGGGCATCGCCCTCTTCACCTTCTCCGATGACCACGGCCACTATCCGGTCGGCATCGATCCCCGCGATGCCTCCTGGATCTGGCCCTCCCAACTGCGGGAACACATCGGGTCCGGCCGTGGCGTGGATCTCTTCAAATGCCCGTCCGCCCCCGAGGAGGCCCAATGGAAGGTCACCTTCGGCAGCGGGCTCCCCGCCTCCGACGGCTACCTCGCCGATGAGATCCGTCTCGTCCCCGGCGGCACCCGCTTCATGAGCTACGGCTACAATGTCTGGGGCGCCTACGCCGGTCTCGTTCCCAACCAGGGCCTCGGCGTGTACAAGGGCGACCCCGTCTATGGCGAAACCAAACCGTCCGCCGTCCGCAATCCCACCGACATGATCGCCCTCGGCGACAGCAACTGGGACCTCAAACGCCGCGGCGACCGCGACTGGAGCGGCTTCATCGGTATGTACGAGGAACGTCAGTGGCCCCTCGATCATCACAACCAGCGCGCCAATATCCTCTTCTGCGACGGCCACGTGACCAGCGAACGCCGCCTCGACCTCGCCGCCCAACTTCACCGCGACCGCGGCGCCCGCGAGCGCGTCGCCCGACGCTGGAACCGCGACAACACCCCGCACCTCCCCTGA
- the nuoH gene encoding NADH-quinone oxidoreductase subunit NuoH, protein MAERLDQIFVTLLHGVAGWFPEPLRGTVTLVLSLGAMAGAFGLLFGLVTVIERKAIARMQNRLGPNRVGPYGFFQFVADGIKTLTKENIVPKTADRVVFFLAPLALLVPVWLTFLVLPFGRNMVILDLDAGLLFFFAAGASTELAVFMAGWASRNKYSLLGAMRAIAQMLSYEVPFILSTVGVIMVAGSLSTVRIVEAQAAGAGEWLANWNVFTPWGLAAFLVFLLAAFAESNRSPFDLPEGESEIVAGYFIEYSGFKFAIFFMAEYLGMFASSAMAVTLFLGGWTAPVSFLEWVPSWMWFFGKLGVLIALFIWVRGTTPRLRMDQLMDFAWKFMLPLALVILPVVVVWDVLGRGWLGWLVCGPILAAAYVLLGRALAGRRRVRPRTYRYATG, encoded by the coding sequence ATGGCTGAGCGACTCGACCAGATTTTCGTGACCCTGCTGCACGGGGTGGCCGGGTGGTTTCCGGAGCCGTTGCGGGGGACGGTGACGTTGGTGTTGAGTTTGGGGGCGATGGCGGGGGCGTTCGGGCTGTTGTTCGGGTTGGTGACGGTGATCGAGCGGAAGGCGATCGCGCGGATGCAGAACCGGCTGGGGCCGAACCGGGTGGGGCCTTACGGGTTTTTTCAGTTCGTGGCGGACGGCATCAAGACGCTGACCAAGGAGAACATCGTCCCGAAGACGGCGGACCGGGTGGTCTTTTTCCTGGCGCCGCTGGCGCTGCTGGTGCCGGTGTGGCTGACGTTCCTGGTGCTGCCATTCGGCCGGAACATGGTGATTCTGGATCTGGATGCGGGGCTGCTGTTCTTCTTTGCGGCGGGGGCATCGACGGAGCTGGCGGTGTTCATGGCGGGGTGGGCGAGCCGGAACAAGTACTCGTTGCTGGGGGCGATGCGGGCGATCGCGCAGATGTTGAGTTACGAGGTGCCTTTCATCCTTTCGACGGTGGGGGTGATCATGGTGGCGGGCTCGCTGTCGACGGTGCGGATTGTGGAGGCGCAGGCGGCCGGGGCGGGGGAATGGCTGGCGAACTGGAATGTGTTCACGCCGTGGGGACTGGCGGCGTTCCTGGTGTTCCTGCTGGCGGCGTTTGCGGAGTCGAACCGGTCGCCGTTCGATCTGCCGGAGGGGGAGTCGGAGATTGTGGCGGGGTATTTCATCGAGTATTCGGGGTTCAAGTTCGCGATCTTCTTCATGGCCGAGTACCTGGGGATGTTCGCCAGCAGTGCGATGGCGGTGACGTTGTTTCTGGGGGGGTGGACAGCGCCGGTGTCGTTCCTGGAGTGGGTGCCGTCGTGGATGTGGTTTTTCGGGAAGCTGGGGGTGTTGATCGCGCTGTTCATCTGGGTGCGGGGCACGACGCCACGGCTGCGGATGGATCAACTGATGGACTTTGCGTGGAAGTTCATGCTGCCACTGGCGCTGGTGATCCTGCCGGTGGTGGTGGTGTGGGATGTGCTGGGGCGCGGATGGCTGGGCTGGCTGGTGTGCGGCCCGATCCTGGCGGCGGCGTATGTGCTGCTGGGCCGGGCCCTGGCGGGGCGGCGCCGGGTGCGTCCGCGAACGTACCGGTACGCGACCGGCTGA
- a CDS encoding NADH-quinone oxidoreductase subunit J: protein MSPLFYLLAAMTLGGAVAAMTLRNPVHCALCLVVTFVGLAGVFLGLGAEFLGLAQVLVYVGAVAILLVFVLLLTRSEDGETPSRWQEGWRWGAAGGVAVTLVLVAVVLRPGLAVREVPAERPGVVDLGEALMTDYVLPLQVVGVLLTASMIGAAIIALRPRGGGAGRRDGRDG, encoded by the coding sequence ATGAGCCCGCTCTTCTATCTGCTGGCGGCGATGACCCTGGGGGGGGCGGTGGCGGCGATGACCCTGCGCAACCCGGTGCATTGCGCGCTGTGCCTGGTGGTGACGTTTGTGGGGCTGGCGGGGGTGTTTCTCGGGTTGGGCGCCGAGTTTCTCGGGCTGGCGCAGGTGCTGGTTTATGTCGGGGCGGTGGCGATTCTGCTGGTGTTCGTGCTGCTGCTCACCCGGAGCGAAGATGGCGAGACGCCGTCGCGATGGCAGGAAGGCTGGCGCTGGGGTGCGGCGGGGGGGGTGGCGGTGACCCTGGTGCTGGTGGCGGTGGTGCTGCGTCCGGGACTGGCGGTGCGGGAGGTCCCGGCCGAGCGGCCAGGGGTGGTGGATCTGGGGGAGGCGCTGATGACGGACTACGTGCTGCCGCTGCAGGTGGTCGGGGTCCTGTTGACGGCGTCGATGATCGGCGCGGCGATTATTGCGTTGAGGCCGAGGGGTGGAGGCGCGGGACGCCGGGACGGGAGGGACGGATGA
- the nuoK gene encoding NADH-quinone oxidoreductase subunit NuoK — protein MNPIVPHLVLAVLLFAIGMTGALLRRNAILTLVGIELMLNGANLSFVVFWRFGPHPDPHTGVMFALFSIAVAAAEAAVGLALIIALFRHRRTTALEMADSMRG, from the coding sequence ATGAACCCGATCGTGCCGCATCTGGTGCTGGCGGTGCTGTTGTTTGCGATCGGGATGACGGGAGCGCTGCTGCGGCGGAACGCGATTCTCACGCTGGTGGGGATCGAGTTGATGCTGAACGGGGCGAATTTGAGCTTTGTGGTGTTCTGGCGGTTTGGTCCGCATCCGGACCCGCACACGGGGGTGATGTTTGCGTTGTTTTCGATTGCGGTGGCGGCGGCCGAGGCGGCGGTGGGACTGGCGTTGATCATCGCCTTGTTCCGGCATCGCCGGACGACGGCGCTGGAGATGGCGGACAGCATGCGAGGCTGA
- the nuoL gene encoding NADH-quinone oxidoreductase subunit L codes for MNGTASHVMWIPLLPLVAAAAIALMPRRMTRWAMGLAIGSMVGALVLSVAALVGTLGWESAGPRFTNVPWFPVGSGQVSLGILLDPLAAIMLTMVSGVGLAIFVFSVGYMAHDDNATRFFGFLALFAAAMLGLVIANSLLLLFLCWELMGLASYLLIGFWFQRPAAAAAAKKAFIVTRIGDLGLFLGMLWWFHEAGTLLFYDGGEGCLEGPALAGMTATMVTGSLSVATAVALLLFVGAIGKSGQVPLHVWLPDAMEGPTPVSALIHAATMVAAGVFLMARVYPLMTGGLGVTLGDGGDAALVAITWVGAVTAFFAALVAVGQSDLKRILAYSTVSQLGYMFVGLGTGGVGVAMFHLVTHAVFKSLLFLGAGSVIHGCGDEQDIRRMGGLRRWMPVTFATYAVGMMALAGVPLFFSGFWSKDEILHEAWLWEPSRWPFVLGLAGAVLTAFYMTRQVATVFFGPYRGGGTAVHESPGVMTVPLVALAVGAVGLGFLGTPAWPWFQAYLAGNPVVFDAGRLGEAIPLMLVSTGVVAVGIGAGWWAYGRTPRRTVEAADPLEARVPRVFGALRDRMWVDELYEVTWVRGQRWVASGVAWLDRWVIGGLVAGTGALFRGVAVLARWMDERGVNAGFDAGCAGTRRGGAGVSRLQGGRAQRYLSAMALGGAVLVGVLVWGLRTG; via the coding sequence ATGAACGGGACGGCGAGCCATGTGATGTGGATACCGCTGCTGCCGCTGGTGGCGGCGGCGGCGATCGCGCTGATGCCGCGTCGGATGACGCGGTGGGCGATGGGACTGGCGATCGGGTCGATGGTGGGCGCGCTGGTGCTGTCGGTGGCGGCGCTGGTGGGGACGCTGGGCTGGGAATCGGCGGGTCCGAGGTTCACGAACGTGCCGTGGTTTCCGGTGGGGAGCGGTCAGGTGTCGCTGGGGATCCTGTTGGATCCGCTGGCGGCGATCATGCTGACGATGGTGAGCGGGGTGGGGCTGGCGATCTTCGTGTTCAGCGTCGGGTACATGGCGCACGACGACAACGCGACGCGGTTCTTTGGATTTCTGGCGTTGTTTGCGGCGGCGATGCTGGGGCTGGTGATCGCCAACAGCCTGCTGCTGCTGTTCCTGTGCTGGGAGTTGATGGGGCTGGCCTCGTACCTGCTGATCGGGTTCTGGTTCCAGCGCCCGGCGGCGGCGGCGGCGGCGAAGAAGGCGTTCATCGTGACGCGGATCGGGGATTTGGGATTGTTTCTCGGGATGCTGTGGTGGTTCCACGAGGCGGGGACCCTGTTGTTTTATGATGGGGGCGAAGGCTGCCTGGAGGGTCCGGCGCTGGCGGGGATGACGGCGACGATGGTGACGGGGTCGTTGAGCGTGGCGACGGCGGTGGCGCTGCTGTTGTTTGTCGGGGCCATCGGGAAGTCCGGGCAGGTGCCGCTGCATGTGTGGTTGCCGGACGCCATGGAAGGGCCGACGCCGGTGAGTGCGTTGATCCATGCGGCGACCATGGTGGCGGCCGGGGTGTTCCTGATGGCGCGGGTGTATCCGCTGATGACGGGCGGTCTGGGGGTGACGCTGGGGGATGGGGGGGATGCGGCGTTGGTGGCGATCACCTGGGTGGGGGCGGTGACGGCATTTTTCGCGGCGTTGGTGGCGGTGGGGCAGAGCGATCTGAAGCGGATCCTGGCGTATTCCACGGTGTCGCAGCTTGGCTACATGTTCGTGGGGTTGGGGACCGGCGGGGTGGGGGTGGCGATGTTCCACCTGGTGACCCATGCGGTGTTCAAGTCGCTGCTGTTCCTGGGGGCCGGATCGGTGATCCACGGGTGCGGGGACGAGCAGGACATCCGGCGGATGGGCGGGTTGCGGCGGTGGATGCCGGTGACCTTTGCGACCTATGCGGTGGGGATGATGGCACTGGCCGGGGTGCCGCTGTTCTTCTCGGGGTTCTGGAGCAAGGACGAGATCCTCCACGAGGCGTGGCTGTGGGAGCCGAGCCGATGGCCGTTTGTGCTGGGATTGGCCGGGGCGGTGCTGACTGCGTTTTACATGACCCGTCAGGTGGCGACGGTGTTTTTCGGGCCGTACCGGGGCGGGGGAACGGCGGTGCATGAGAGTCCGGGGGTCATGACCGTGCCGCTGGTGGCGCTGGCGGTGGGGGCGGTGGGGCTGGGATTTCTGGGAACGCCGGCGTGGCCGTGGTTCCAGGCGTATCTGGCGGGGAACCCGGTGGTGTTCGATGCGGGGCGGCTGGGGGAGGCGATCCCGCTGATGCTGGTCTCGACGGGGGTGGTGGCGGTGGGGATCGGGGCGGGGTGGTGGGCGTATGGGCGGACCCCGCGCCGCACGGTTGAGGCGGCGGATCCGCTGGAGGCGAGGGTGCCGCGGGTGTTCGGGGCATTGCGCGACCGGATGTGGGTGGACGAGTTGTATGAGGTCACGTGGGTGCGGGGTCAGCGGTGGGTGGCGTCCGGGGTGGCGTGGCTGGACCGGTGGGTGATCGGCGGGTTGGTGGCGGGGACCGGGGCGCTTTTCCGGGGTGTGGCGGTGTTGGCGCGCTGGATGGACGAGAGGGGGGTGAATGCCGGGTTTGACGCGGGGTGCGCCGGGACGCGGCGGGGTGGCGCAGGCGTGTCACGGCTGCAGGGCGGCCGGGCGCAGCGGTATCTGAGTGCGATGGCGCTGGGAGGCGCGGTGCTGGTGGGGGTCCTGGTGTGGGGGTTGAGAACCGGATGA
- a CDS encoding NADH-quinone oxidoreductase subunit M: protein MNLPWLSLMTFVPLAGAVVVVWAGRGGGCGAGGGGKARLLALALHGVVLAMTLRVAAGYEVDGVGMQWVERHAWVPSLGVEYHLGIDGLGLVAVLLAAGVPLLAALVSGRAAAGREGLYHALLLVLQGGLFGTFTALNFFHWFLFWEVSLVPAYFLVRLFGGERAGASAFQFFVYTMVGSVALLLAFLALRAAGGSFDFLELAAMGRSGELARGLAERVPWAGTGEGLAMVVFGGVLLGFAVKVPLWPFHTWLPDTYTAAPAPVTMVLTGVMSKMGVYGLLRLGLPIFPDQFRAAQGVLVGLALVTVVWPALAALAQTDFKRVFAYSSINHLGYCLLGMFVVTPGDWGERWADGVAAPALNGVLFQILNHGLIAATLFACVEVFERRTAGLREMDRFGGLRRVAPVFCGLMGVAVFASLGLPGLNGFVSEFLIFKGVFSAAPWVAAAGLVGVLATAIFLVGMMGRLFHGPLGAGWAGFADLTLAERVQLGIPVGLMLVLGVFPHWMLRLTNPTVGQLIGGH from the coding sequence ATGAATCTTCCGTGGCTCAGTCTGATGACGTTCGTCCCGCTGGCGGGGGCGGTGGTGGTGGTGTGGGCGGGTCGTGGCGGGGGTTGCGGCGCAGGGGGTGGCGGGAAGGCGCGGCTCCTGGCACTGGCTCTCCATGGGGTGGTGCTGGCGATGACCCTGCGGGTGGCGGCGGGCTACGAGGTGGACGGTGTGGGCATGCAATGGGTCGAGCGGCACGCCTGGGTGCCGTCGCTGGGGGTGGAGTATCACCTGGGGATCGACGGGCTGGGTTTGGTTGCGGTGCTGCTGGCGGCGGGGGTGCCGTTGCTGGCGGCCCTGGTTTCTGGACGGGCGGCGGCGGGGAGGGAAGGGTTGTACCATGCGCTGCTGCTGGTGTTGCAGGGGGGGCTGTTCGGGACGTTCACGGCGCTGAACTTCTTCCATTGGTTTCTGTTCTGGGAGGTCAGCCTGGTGCCGGCGTATTTCCTGGTGCGGCTGTTCGGGGGGGAAAGGGCGGGGGCGTCGGCCTTTCAATTCTTCGTGTACACCATGGTGGGGAGCGTGGCGCTGCTGCTGGCGTTTCTGGCGTTGCGGGCGGCGGGCGGGAGTTTTGATTTTCTGGAACTGGCGGCGATGGGGCGGTCGGGGGAGCTGGCGCGGGGATTGGCGGAGCGGGTGCCGTGGGCGGGGACGGGCGAGGGATTGGCGATGGTGGTGTTCGGCGGGGTGCTGCTGGGGTTTGCGGTGAAGGTGCCGTTGTGGCCGTTTCACACGTGGCTGCCCGACACCTACACGGCGGCGCCGGCGCCGGTGACGATGGTGCTGACGGGGGTGATGTCGAAGATGGGGGTGTACGGGCTGTTGCGACTGGGGCTGCCGATATTTCCGGACCAGTTCCGGGCGGCGCAGGGGGTCTTGGTGGGGCTGGCGCTGGTGACGGTGGTGTGGCCGGCGCTGGCGGCGCTGGCACAGACGGATTTCAAGCGGGTGTTCGCCTATTCCTCGATCAACCACCTTGGGTACTGCCTGCTGGGGATGTTCGTGGTGACGCCGGGGGACTGGGGAGAACGGTGGGCGGACGGCGTGGCGGCGCCGGCGTTGAACGGGGTGCTGTTTCAGATCCTGAACCACGGATTGATTGCGGCCACGTTGTTTGCGTGTGTGGAGGTGTTCGAGCGGCGCACGGCGGGGCTGCGGGAGATGGACCGGTTTGGCGGGTTGCGCCGGGTGGCGCCGGTGTTCTGCGGGTTGATGGGGGTGGCGGTATTTGCGTCGCTGGGGTTGCCGGGGCTGAACGGCTTTGTGTCCGAGTTTTTGATCTTCAAGGGTGTGTTTTCGGCGGCGCCGTGGGTGGCGGCGGCGGGGTTGGTGGGGGTGCTGGCGACGGCGATCTTCCTGGTGGGGATGATGGGACGGCTGTTCCACGGGCCGTTGGGGGCGGGGTGGGCGGGGTTTGCCGACCTGACGCTGGCCGAGCGGGTGCAATTGGGGATTCCGGTGGGGCTGATGCTGGTGCTGGGGGTGTTTCCGCACTGGATGTTGCGGCTGACCAATCCGACCGTGGGCCAGTTGATCGGGGGCCATTGA
- a CDS encoding NADH-quinone oxidoreductase subunit M, which translates to MLLTWTIWISLIGAAATTVLGRGRPGLARGLALGVSLAGLLLAGWGALSMGVPDGAVTLARVPWIPALGIEFHLAADGVSLALLLLTGVAAVAGVLFSWNVERGANAFFGLYLLLIGGVYGVFLSQDLFLFFAFYELAIVPKYFLIAIWGSTRREYGAMKLALYSFVGSAMVLVGILAIYVAAGQQTFDLVRLSEAGLTAAFQGWAFPLVFVGFAILAGLWPFHTWAPTGHVAAPTAASMLLAGVVMKLGAYGALRVAMALMPEGARLWGPAVATLAVVGIVYAALVALVERDFKFVIGYSSVSHMGFVLLGLAAATPRGMSGAVLQMVSHGVIAGLLFGVVGRMVYDRTHTRELSVLEGLRLARALPFAAVTFTLASVASMGLPGFSGFVAELQVLMGTWQAYPWAAMAAGLGVVLSVAFTLRVLQRAFFGELGAAGDVGGGGMEPMPPITWAEGVGAVLLLGTSLAIGLFPQGWIARIDAGLASPVFGALRTTMGWP; encoded by the coding sequence ATGCTATTGACCTGGACCATCTGGATTTCGCTGATCGGGGCGGCGGCGACCACGGTGCTGGGGCGTGGGCGACCCGGGCTGGCGCGGGGCCTGGCGCTGGGGGTGTCGCTGGCGGGCCTGCTGCTGGCGGGCTGGGGGGCGTTGTCGATGGGGGTGCCGGACGGGGCGGTGACGCTGGCACGGGTGCCGTGGATTCCGGCGCTGGGGATCGAGTTCCACCTGGCGGCGGACGGGGTGAGTCTGGCGTTGCTGCTGTTGACCGGAGTGGCGGCGGTGGCCGGGGTGTTGTTTTCGTGGAACGTCGAGCGCGGGGCGAACGCCTTTTTCGGGCTGTACCTGCTGTTGATCGGCGGGGTGTACGGGGTGTTTCTGAGCCAGGACCTGTTTCTGTTTTTCGCGTTCTACGAACTGGCCATCGTGCCGAAGTACTTCCTGATCGCGATCTGGGGATCGACCCGACGGGAGTACGGGGCGATGAAGCTGGCGCTGTATTCGTTTGTGGGGAGCGCCATGGTGCTGGTGGGGATTCTTGCGATCTATGTGGCGGCGGGGCAGCAGACCTTCGACCTGGTGCGGTTGTCCGAGGCGGGATTGACCGCGGCGTTTCAGGGGTGGGCGTTTCCCCTTGTGTTCGTGGGGTTCGCGATTCTGGCGGGGTTGTGGCCGTTCCACACGTGGGCGCCGACGGGGCATGTGGCGGCGCCGACGGCGGCGTCGATGCTGCTGGCCGGGGTGGTGATGAAGCTGGGGGCGTATGGGGCATTGCGGGTGGCCATGGCGCTGATGCCGGAGGGGGCGCGGCTGTGGGGGCCGGCGGTGGCGACGCTGGCGGTGGTGGGGATTGTCTATGCGGCGCTGGTGGCGCTGGTGGAACGGGATTTCAAGTTCGTGATCGGGTATTCGAGTGTGAGCCACATGGGGTTTGTGCTGCTGGGACTGGCGGCGGCCACGCCGCGGGGGATGTCGGGGGCGGTGTTGCAGATGGTGTCGCACGGGGTGATTGCCGGGCTGCTGTTCGGGGTGGTGGGGCGGATGGTGTATGACCGGACGCACACGCGGGAGCTGAGTGTGCTGGAGGGGTTGCGGCTGGCGCGGGCGCTGCCGTTTGCGGCGGTGACCTTCACCCTGGCGAGCGTGGCGTCGATGGGGCTGCCCGGGTTCAGCGGGTTTGTGGCCGAACTGCAGGTGCTGATGGGGACGTGGCAGGCCTATCCGTGGGCGGCGATGGCGGCGGGCCTGGGTGTGGTGCTGTCGGTGGCCTTCACGCTGCGGGTGCTGCAGCGGGCGTTTTTCGGGGAGTTGGGCGCGGCTGGGGACGTCGGTGGGGGCGGGATGGAGCCGATGCCGCCGATCACCTGGGCGGAGGGGGTTGGGGCGGTGCTGCTGTTGGGGACGAGCCTGGCGATCGGGCTGTTTCCGCAGGGCTGGATTGCGCGCATTGACGCCGGGCTGGCGTCGCCGGTGTTCGGGGCGCTGCGAACGACGATGGGGTGGCCATGA
- a CDS encoding NADH-quinone oxidoreductase subunit N, with the protein MNYLELGRLAVPEALLVVTALVALGVDLAGRPGGEGPGDEGAWERRAGRVLGIGVAGCVLTLGWLVAMRPEGALPGGMFVSDAVTRWVRAALVSLTAGTLLLSWRMRFTPHVGEYVTVVLLGTVGMMWVAAAENVLMLFLGLELASLSLYILTAFDKRDPASTEAGLKYFLFGGMAGAFLLLGLSFLYGATGAIEFRAMAAGLAGAGDSPLALAGLALVLVGLGFKVAAAPFHFWAPDAYQGAPTPAAGLMAAGAKVAALFILAKFAVVGLGTLAGDGSWAGLRAGWAPLLGLVAAVSMVWGNLAALAQRNVKRLLAYSAVAHAGYALVGVMGGGAEAVAAVTFHAVTYALTTLGAFGVVGLVEKAAGGSEFGHFAGLARRAPGLALCLAVFVLSLAGIPPLVGFFGKFYLFATALGGGDGGMGLLWLVALGAATTCVSFYYYLRLLKEVFVSEPGTAGWEGMAGGGVERWTVGAAATGVVAAGCLPAVLLEPLRVGLVALGL; encoded by the coding sequence ATGAATTACCTCGAACTGGGGCGACTGGCGGTTCCGGAGGCGCTGTTGGTGGTGACGGCGCTGGTGGCGCTGGGCGTGGATCTGGCCGGGCGGCCGGGGGGGGAGGGGCCGGGCGACGAGGGGGCTTGGGAACGGCGGGCGGGGCGGGTCCTGGGCATCGGTGTGGCGGGGTGCGTGCTGACGCTGGGCTGGCTGGTGGCGATGCGCCCCGAGGGGGCGTTGCCCGGGGGGATGTTTGTGAGCGACGCCGTGACGCGCTGGGTGCGGGCGGCGCTGGTGAGCCTGACCGCGGGGACACTGTTGTTGTCGTGGCGGATGCGGTTCACGCCGCACGTGGGGGAATACGTGACGGTGGTGCTGCTGGGGACGGTGGGGATGATGTGGGTGGCGGCTGCGGAGAACGTGCTGATGCTGTTCCTGGGGCTCGAGCTGGCGAGCCTCTCGTTGTACATCCTGACCGCCTTCGACAAGCGGGATCCGGCGTCCACGGAAGCGGGGTTGAAGTATTTCCTGTTCGGGGGGATGGCCGGGGCGTTTCTGCTGCTGGGGTTGAGTTTCCTGTACGGGGCGACGGGGGCGATCGAGTTCCGGGCGATGGCGGCGGGGCTGGCCGGGGCGGGAGACTCGCCGCTGGCGCTGGCGGGGCTGGCGCTGGTGCTGGTGGGGTTGGGGTTCAAGGTGGCGGCTGCGCCGTTCCATTTCTGGGCGCCCGACGCCTACCAGGGGGCGCCGACGCCGGCGGCGGGATTGATGGCGGCGGGGGCGAAGGTGGCGGCGCTGTTCATTCTGGCGAAGTTCGCGGTGGTGGGGCTGGGCACGCTGGCCGGGGACGGGAGCTGGGCGGGGTTGCGGGCGGGATGGGCTCCGCTGCTGGGTCTGGTGGCGGCGGTCTCGATGGTCTGGGGGAACCTGGCGGCGCTGGCGCAACGGAACGTGAAGCGTCTGCTGGCCTATTCGGCGGTGGCCCATGCGGGGTACGCGCTGGTGGGTGTGATGGGAGGGGGCGCCGAAGCGGTGGCGGCGGTGACGTTCCATGCCGTCACCTACGCGCTGACCACGCTCGGGGCGTTTGGCGTGGTGGGGTTGGTGGAGAAGGCGGCGGGCGGTTCGGAATTCGGGCACTTCGCGGGTCTGGCCCGGAGGGCACCGGGGCTGGCGTTGTGCCTGGCGGTGTTCGTGCTTTCGCTGGCGGGGATTCCTCCGCTGGTGGGATTCTTCGGGAAGTTCTACCTGTTCGCGACGGCCCTTGGGGGTGGGGACGGCGGCATGGGGCTGCTGTGGCTGGTGGCGCTGGGCGCGGCGACCACGTGCGTGTCGTTTTACTACTACCTGCGGCTGTTGAAGGAGGTCTTCGTCAGCGAGCCGGGGACGGCCGGGTGGGAGGGTATGGCGGGAGGCGGGGTGGAACGTTGGACCGTAGGGGCGGCGGCGACGGGGGTGGTGGCGGCCGGTTGCCTGCCGGCGGTGCTGCTGGAACCGCTGCGGGTGGGGTTGGTGGCGCTGGGGCTTTGA
- a CDS encoding sodium:calcium antiporter: MEMLPLWGLLLVIVAMLFVLAKGADLLVEEAVTLSIRWGVPTLVVGATIVSLGTTLPETAVSVAAALGGRPDLALGNAVGSIICDTGLILGLGVLLGTIPLERGILERQSWIQLGAGLLLIALCMPWSSPATVFETGGRLPQWGGWLLVLLLVLYIGKTIQWARQSGDTEVPDVDSGRSGWVLVKLGVGIGLVVLSSKVLIPSVEEFAERLHVPRSVIGATLVAFGTSLPELVTVLTSVRKGHGALALGNVIGADILNVLFVAGTAAAVTRGGLEAEPRFFVLLFPAMLGILLVFRVSAILSGDRLRKWTGWVLLGAYAAVTLLSYRR; encoded by the coding sequence ATGGAGATGCTGCCTTTGTGGGGCTTGCTTCTGGTGATCGTGGCCATGTTGTTTGTCCTGGCCAAGGGGGCGGATCTGCTGGTGGAGGAGGCGGTGACACTGTCGATCCGGTGGGGGGTGCCGACGCTGGTGGTCGGGGCCACGATTGTCAGTCTGGGCACCACGTTGCCGGAGACCGCGGTGTCGGTGGCGGCGGCCCTGGGGGGACGTCCGGATCTGGCGCTGGGGAACGCGGTGGGATCGATCATCTGCGACACCGGGCTGATCCTTGGGCTTGGGGTGCTGCTGGGGACGATACCGCTGGAGCGGGGCATTCTGGAGCGGCAGAGCTGGATACAGTTGGGGGCGGGATTGCTGCTGATCGCCTTGTGCATGCCGTGGAGTTCTCCGGCGACCGTGTTCGAGACAGGGGGGAGACTGCCGCAGTGGGGGGGATGGCTGCTGGTGCTGCTGCTGGTGTTGTATATCGGAAAGACGATCCAGTGGGCGCGGCAGTCCGGGGACACGGAGGTGCCGGATGTCGATTCGGGGCGCAGCGGTTGGGTGCTGGTGAAGCTCGGGGTGGGGATTGGACTGGTGGTGTTGTCCTCGAAGGTGCTGATTCCGTCGGTGGAGGAGTTTGCCGAGAGGCTGCATGTGCCGAGGAGCGTGATTGGGGCGACGCTGGTGGCGTTTGGGACGTCGTTGCCGGAACTGGTGACGGTATTGACATCGGTGCGCAAGGGGCATGGCGCCCTGGCTCTGGGGAATGTGATTGGGGCGGACATTCTGAACGTGTTGTTTGTGGCGGGGACGGCGGCGGCGGTGACGCGCGGGGGACTGGAGGCGGAGCCGCGGTTCTTCGTGCTGCTGTTTCCGGCGATGCTGGGGATCCTGTTGGTGTTCCGGGTGTCGGCGATACTGTCCGGGGATCGGCTGCGGAAATGGACGGGCTGGGTGTTGTTGGGGGCGTATGCGGCGGTGACGTTGCTGTCGTACCGCCGGTGA